The Thermonema lapsum sequence CGCATCAACAAAAAGCTCCGCCAAAATCAATTTGATTTCCAAGACTTTTATTCACAAATCCAGCAAATCAAAAAGATGGGGAATGTCAAAGATTTGCTGAGCATGTTGCCGGGTGTGGGTAAAATGGTCAAAGACCTTGACATAGACGATGACGCTTTCGTGCCTATAGAAGCCATCATACAATCTATGACGCCCCAAGAGCGCGAAAATCCTGCCTTGTTGCTCACCCACCGCACAGCAGCCAGCCGCAAGCAACGCATTGCCAAAGGCAGCGGGCGCAGCGTACAAGAAGTAAACAACCTGCTCAAGCAGTTTGAGCAGATGCAAAAGATGATTAAAAAGATGAATCAAATGGAAGGTAGCGATGGCGGGCGCCTACGTCGCATGCTGAAAGGCAACAAAAAGAAGAAAAGAAGATAAACAAATATCGTGTAGTAATCAATGATGTGGGGCGCCCGCAAAGCGGGCGCCCCACTCTTATATTTTTACATCATCTGCGCTACTCTCTGCCTTAAAAGTTTTTACCGGGATAGTAAGCGGCGCTGCCCAATTCTTCCTCAATACGCAGCAATTGGTTGTACTTCGCCATACGGTCAGAGCGTGACGCCGAACCTGTCTTGATTTGTCCGGTATTCAAAGCCACTGCTAAGTCGGCAATGGTGCTGTCTTCGGTTTCACCCGAACGATGCGACATCACATTTTTGTAACGGTGGCGTTTTGCCAATTCAATAGTATCGATGGTTTCGGTAAGCGTACCTATTTGGTTTACTTTAATCAATACGGCATTTGCCACCTGCTTTTCTATACCTTCACGCACACGCTCTACATTGGTAACGAAGAGGTCATCACCCACCAACTGCACTTTATTGCCTACGGCTGCCGTAAGCGCTTGCCACCCGTTCCAGTCATCCTCTGCCATACCATCTTCAATAGAAAGAATCGGATACTTGTTTATCCACTCTTTCCAGAAATCCACCATTTCGGCGGCTGTCAGCTCCTCGCCACTTGACTTTTTGAAGCGATAGACCTTCGCTTCTTCGTCGTAAAATTCCGAGCTGGCGGCATCCAAAGCGATGAAGACATCTTCTCCGGGGCGGTAACCTGCTTTTTCTATTGCCTGAAGCACCACTTCTATAGCTTCTGTATTCGATTTAAGGTTAGGGGCAAAGCCACCTTCATCGCCCACATTGGTCGAAAGCCCTTTGGCTTTCAATACATTCTTGAGGTGATGGAACACCTCAGTGCCCATACGCAGCGCTTCGCTAAAAGAAGGGGCATTCACAGGCATAATCATGAACTCTTGGAAATCAATACCGTTATCTGCATGCGCTCCCCCATTCAAGATATTCATCATAGGCACCGGCAAGGTAGCTGCGTGTACTCCACCCACATAACGATACAGAGGCAAATGCAAAGCGGCAGCGGCGGCTTTGGCTACTGCCAAAGAAACGCCTAAAATAGCATTGGCACCCAGTTTCGATTTATTGGGGGTGCTATCCATTTCCAACAACAAATGGTCTATCATCTTTTGCTCATACACCGAGATGCCAATCAGTTCGGGCGCTATGATTTCGTTTACGTTTTCCACGGCTTTCAGCACCCCCTTGCCTAAATATCGCGTGCTGTCGCCGTCGCGCAACTCTACGGCTTCGTATTTGCCAGTAGAAGCGCCCGAAGGCACAGCAGCACGACCAATAAAACCATCTTCGGTGATGACATCTACTTCGACCGTGGGGTTGCCACGGGAGTCCAATATCTGGCGGGCATGTACGTGGTCGATAAAACTCATTGTTCTTCAATTTTTTGCTGCCAAAAATAGAAATATTCCAGCATTTAACAAGAAGATAGCGAGTCTTGTCTGCCAGCAAAGTTTGCTTATATTTGCAATCATTTCAAAAACAAAAGCATTCATCTTTTAAAATCCGGAAACGATGAAAAAACTTTTACTACCCTTGGCTCTCTCCCTATTTTTCTTCGGGTCATGTCAAAAACAAAGCGAAAAAGCCGATGAGCAAGCCCAAAGTGTCCAAGCCGAAGTAAGCGCACAAAAAACAGAAGCCTTACCCGACATTGTGTACGTAAACTCCGACAGCTTGCTTGCCAAATATGCCTTTTACAAAGACGCACAGAAAGAACTGGAAAAAAAACGCAAGTCGTTTGAACAAGACCTCAACAGCCGCGTAAGCAGCCTAGAGCGCGACATTGCCGACTTCCAGCAAAAAGCCAACAGCATGACACTACAGCAAGCCAAAGCCACCGAGCAGTCGCTTATTGAGCGTCAGCAAAATTTGGCACAATACAAGCAAACCCTCGAAAACCAATATCTGGAAGAGGAATTCAAGATGGCAGAAAAGCTCAACAAGAACTTGGAAGACTTCATGCAGCGCTATGCTAAGGAAAAAGGTTATAAACTGATTTTGGGCTACAAGCCGGGGGTTACGGTGTGGTATGGAGACCCCTCATTGGATGTAACCGACGAGGTGGTGAAGCTGCTCAACGAAGAATATAAAAACCAAGAAAAACAGGCAGATAAATCCGACAAGCAAAAAAAATCGGATAAAAAAACTGAGTAATTCCAAAAAGCTTTTTATATTTGCGTCTGCAAAGACGCTGCTGCCGAAGTGGCGGAATTGGTAGACGCGCACGTTTCAGGGGCGTGTGGTGGCAACACCGTGCGGGTTCGAGTCCCGCCTTCGGCACTCACAAAAAAGGCTCCAAAAAGGAGCCTTTTTTGTGGCAAAAAGCTGGCAATTGCCTGAGTTTGCGTGGCATATTTGCGCGGCATCGGAAAAGGCTTTATATTTGCCCCCCTAAACGAGTTTATGTATCACCTTAAAGATAATTTGTCATGGCAAGGATTTGTCAATTAACAGGGAAGCGTCCGCGTGTGGGGAACCACGTATCGCACGCTAACAATAAAACCAAACGTCGTTTCTATCCCAATTTGCAAAAGAAACGCTTTTATTTGCCTTCCGAAGACCGTTGGATTGAAATGAAGGTATCGACGCACGCCTTGCGCATCATCAACCGCATTGGTATTGAAGAAGCGCTGCGTAAAGCCAAAAAGAAGGGCACACTGAACCTGAAAAAAGACTTGATTTCTTTCTAAACAGGCAAGTACTCATGTCATATACAAAAAAGCGGTTGACCGAGTGCAACCGCTTTTTTACTTGTTTGAGAGTGTAAGCTAAAAATAAGAAAGACATTATCCTTTCAGCATCTTCTTTTATTTCAAGCGCAAGAGAGAAGTTCCATTTGTTTTTTTGTTGTTTTTGAAAGTGTGGATGTGAGATTGCTCACTACACTTCGCGCTGCTTAAAGTGGCAGGCGCTATCCATGTGATTTGATGGGTTCAAACCACAAGCTTCCCAGTTATTTTATTCAGACTGCCAAGGGTTTTGGATGATGCTTTGAATCCACTGCGCCACGATATACCCAATAAGGGGGTTGTAAGGCGCCACCACTTCGCGATGTGAAGTAGCCCAACGCATGCCGTGGTCAGCCTGCGGTACACGCATAAAAACAGCCTTGCCCGGATTCCTCTTTTCAACAATATGGGCTATCATACGATGGTCTTCCTCGAGTGAAGCCATGTCGAACTCTCCCCACAAGCTCAATACAAAGCTGTCGTAATGGCTCCATTCGTCAGGCACGTTTACTTCCTGCAGCTGAAACCAATAGTTATCGCTGCGTATATCGAACAAACGTAAATAACGCTCATAAGCGGGATTGGTAGCAGCTACTTCCTCTTTGGGCTGATGCAGCATGAAATATTGCACATTGCAGCGGTTGATACCTGTCAAATACTCATCCATTTCGGCTTCGGCTTTTCCGCGCATCATCGACAGGCGACGACGCGACTCCAGCAGATAGTCGGTCCAACGACGCCCAATAGTTCCATACACTACAATGCCTTTCACGGTTTCTTTATTGGCGATTTGCACGGCAATGATTCCTCCTACACTATGCCCCAACAGAATCACTTGAGTGCTGTCCACGAAATCATATTTTTTAAGCTGCTGCAGTGCCAGTAAAAAAGCACGGCGCTCGGTGTTGAAGTCCACTTCCATGCAATTGGGACCTTCGCTGTCGCCAATACCGAACTTTTCTACCCGCACGGTAGCCATGCCACGGCGGGTCAGCTCATAAAGCAGCTGGGTAGAAGCCCGTTCGGTGTCGAAGGGGTTATCGATGCTTTGACAGGCAATTCCTTGAATAAAAAAGACCGTAGGCACGGGCTTGGGTACGCGTGGGATGGTTACAATGCAACGCAAGCGCCCCTCAGGGGTAAACACCTCGCGATAGTCTATATCGAAATCGGCAGCATGCTCTCTGGGGTATTCCCCCAAGCGCAACTTTTTGACTAAGGTCTGTCCGTTGCGTTGTATAGTAAGTCTTATTTTGTCGCCGGGCTTTCGGTGCTTGCTTATCATTTCAAGCAGTTGTCCATAGCTTTGCAAAGGCACTTCATCGAGGCTTAACAGGCGGTCGCCGGGCTGCAAGTCGGCTCTTTCGGCAGCGCTTCCACGATGGACACGCTCCACCACCAACAGTTCTTCTTCAGAGCTCCAACGTAAATCCAAACCAATAAAAGGGCGTCGAGGAAGCACTTGGGCATATGCCCAAAAAGCAAAGAGGCAAAACCCTGCTATCAACAGCACAACAGATGCCTTCGGTAAAAGTCGCATAGTTTTCTCTGATTCTCATTATCAGAAGTATAACGCATAGCCGGCAATCTTATTATATGATTTTGCCGGTGTTCAAAACAGCTTGTTAGGGTTCAGGGCAGGTCCCATAAAGACAAGCCACTCAACCACAGCACTTCTGCTTTTAGTTTTTCGTAATTGGCTTGCATTTTGGCTAACTTAATTTCGGCGTCCAGCAGCTTTTCTTCCCGTTTGTTTACCAAAAATACGTAGCTCTCGCCCGC is a genomic window containing:
- the rpmB gene encoding 50S ribosomal protein L28, coding for MARICQLTGKRPRVGNHVSHANNKTKRRFYPNLQKKRFYLPSEDRWIEMKVSTHALRIINRIGIEEALRKAKKKGTLNLKKDLISF
- a CDS encoding alpha/beta fold hydrolase, whose product is MRLLPKASVVLLIAGFCLFAFWAYAQVLPRRPFIGLDLRWSSEEELLVVERVHRGSAAERADLQPGDRLLSLDEVPLQSYGQLLEMISKHRKPGDKIRLTIQRNGQTLVKKLRLGEYPREHAADFDIDYREVFTPEGRLRCIVTIPRVPKPVPTVFFIQGIACQSIDNPFDTERASTQLLYELTRRGMATVRVEKFGIGDSEGPNCMEVDFNTERRAFLLALQQLKKYDFVDSTQVILLGHSVGGIIAVQIANKETVKGIVVYGTIGRRWTDYLLESRRRLSMMRGKAEAEMDEYLTGINRCNVQYFMLHQPKEEVAATNPAYERYLRLFDIRSDNYWFQLQEVNVPDEWSHYDSFVLSLWGEFDMASLEEDHRMIAHIVEKRNPGKAVFMRVPQADHGMRWATSHREVVAPYNPLIGYIVAQWIQSIIQNPWQSE
- a CDS encoding OmpH family outer membrane protein gives rise to the protein MKKLLLPLALSLFFFGSCQKQSEKADEQAQSVQAEVSAQKTEALPDIVYVNSDSLLAKYAFYKDAQKELEKKRKSFEQDLNSRVSSLERDIADFQQKANSMTLQQAKATEQSLIERQQNLAQYKQTLENQYLEEEFKMAEKLNKNLEDFMQRYAKEKGYKLILGYKPGVTVWYGDPSLDVTDEVVKLLNEEYKNQEKQADKSDKQKKSDKKTE
- the eno gene encoding phosphopyruvate hydratase, whose protein sequence is MSFIDHVHARQILDSRGNPTVEVDVITEDGFIGRAAVPSGASTGKYEAVELRDGDSTRYLGKGVLKAVENVNEIIAPELIGISVYEQKMIDHLLLEMDSTPNKSKLGANAILGVSLAVAKAAAAALHLPLYRYVGGVHAATLPVPMMNILNGGAHADNGIDFQEFMIMPVNAPSFSEALRMGTEVFHHLKNVLKAKGLSTNVGDEGGFAPNLKSNTEAIEVVLQAIEKAGYRPGEDVFIALDAASSEFYDEEAKVYRFKKSSGEELTAAEMVDFWKEWINKYPILSIEDGMAEDDWNGWQALTAAVGNKVQLVGDDLFVTNVERVREGIEKQVANAVLIKVNQIGTLTETIDTIELAKRHRYKNVMSHRSGETEDSTIADLAVALNTGQIKTGSASRSDRMAKYNQLLRIEEELGSAAYYPGKNF